In Aegilops tauschii subsp. strangulata cultivar AL8/78 chromosome 3, Aet v6.0, whole genome shotgun sequence, one genomic interval encodes:
- the LOC109747005 gene encoding B3 domain-containing protein Os03g0212300-like, whose product MGGGHHRQLRSATSESELEGFEFITIILENSSSRQRLPDTFMKMLDDRRPQNVKLRQAGSGLHRLWDVEVVFDTDRHMYLCHGWEQFVRSYDLRNGYFLVLGYDGNAMLTVKVFNTVMCRMRY is encoded by the exons atggggggaggCCACCACCGCCAGCTGCGCTCTGCCACGTCGGAGTCCGAGTTGGAAGGTTTCGAGTTCATCACGATCATACTTGAGAATTCCTCCAGCaggcag aggctgcctgacacttttatgaagaTGCTGGATGACCGTCGGCCACAGAATGTGAAGCtgcgacaggccggcagcgggcttcacaggctgtgggacgtggaggTGGTCTTCGACACCGACCGCCACATGTACTTGTGTCATGGCTGGGAGCAGTTCGTCCGTTCCTACGACCTGCGGAACGGGTACTTCCTTGTCCTCGGGTACGACGGCAACGCCATGCTCACCGTGAAGGTGTTCAACACGGTTATGTGCCGCATGCGCTACTAG